GGTAGAAAATTTAACGCAGGCGCAGAAGATCTCTTGCAACTGATGAGTGAAATCGTGAAATAAATAGTTCGAAAATTAAATATAAAAATCGAATAGTATGCTCTCAATTAATGAATGAAAGTATATTTTTTGAACCAATTTTTAATTAAATTTACGTAACAACTTCAATTACAACATCATGGAAATAAATTATACGGAATTAGTTTCCATCAAACACGTAAGTGTTCAAAGAATAGAAAACAACGAAACCTCATCGTTCTTAGATACGCTATCTGTTGAAGAACCTCTTGAAATCAGGCTTTCTTACGGTTCTAATTCAGACAGAATACAAAAGAATATTTCGGTTACCATGCGAACTCCGGGCAATGATATTGATCTTGCGATTGGTTTTCTGTTTACAGAAGGAATTATTGCTTCTTTTGAAGATATTCAAAATGCTTTTTCATTAAAAATGAATTGCTTGTCACAAAAACAAAACATTGTTCAGGTCGATCTTAAAGAAGGTTTTACTCCAAATTTGATGCAGACAGATCGAAATTTCTACACGACTTCAAGTTGTGGCGTATGCGGAAAAAGTTCGATTCAATCTATAAAAACGGTAAGCCCATTTGGAAATTTGATGAGACCGCAGATCCAAATTCATACATCTGTTTTTTATCAATTACCTGAAAAATTAAGAATTGCTCAAAGCGATTTTGAATCCACTGGCGGTCTTCATGCCTCAGGGCTTTTTAATACTCAAGGCGATTTGATTCTTTTAACTGAAGA
This portion of the Flavobacterium panacagri genome encodes:
- the fdhD gene encoding formate dehydrogenase accessory sulfurtransferase FdhD — encoded protein: MEINYTELVSIKHVSVQRIENNETSSFLDTLSVEEPLEIRLSYGSNSDRIQKNISVTMRTPGNDIDLAIGFLFTEGIIASFEDIQNAFSLKMNCLSQKQNIVQVDLKEGFTPNLMQTDRNFYTTSSCGVCGKSSIQSIKTVSPFGNLMRPQIQIHTSVFYQLPEKLRIAQSDFESTGGLHASGLFNTQGDLILLTEDVGRHNALDKLIGRSLANQSLPLNEHILLLSGRASFELIQKAAMAGISIIASIGAPSSLAVELATEFNITLLGFLKEDRLNIYNSSEQTVILTQ